The Pirellulimonas nuda genome includes a region encoding these proteins:
- a CDS encoding efflux RND transporter periplasmic adaptor subunit, with translation MPRVATALAWALLATLLAQPATLRADDKPKEAAADAKPSADAKPDADAQQGDAKKDGDKKDSERASSDEKAKPKRKTHTVAGKKMTVEVSVDGKFVANEGVEVELRPESWSSFEVKTVVPHGATVNKGDVLIRFDDKDLEEAIDDLEIEQRLAELSLIKTEQELPRLEKTLAMALTDAQQFSERSLEDYQNYQDKERDLVVRSTDMRLKNSKQFLQYELDELEQLEKMYKADDLTEETEELILARQRATVEQAKFSVEIAEYLHDMALSTDLPRSDVDLQESLDRVKLSLERAQMAAELDLSAARYQLEQERARRAKSLEKHSKLIADRGLMEIKAPASGVVYYGECDEDGDWGDLNTLKGKLLEHEKAPTDSVLMTIVQTRPLGFVAGVGEKFRPDIAKGQPVKLQPAFEPADPLKGRVSQVDSVPDGSSEFGLEVEVASDKLPEWLMPGMSGKAKITVLEKKDALLVPKAAVHSEDDDEDARYVWLVDADDSNAKPKKQAVKVGRTKGDDVQIVDGLEEGDVISLDDEKDSEKDDEKDSDD, from the coding sequence ATGCCGCGCGTCGCTACTGCTCTTGCCTGGGCCCTCCTCGCCACGCTGCTGGCCCAACCCGCGACGCTGCGGGCCGACGACAAGCCCAAGGAGGCCGCCGCCGACGCGAAGCCAAGCGCCGACGCAAAACCAGACGCCGACGCCCAGCAGGGCGACGCCAAGAAAGACGGCGACAAGAAAGACAGCGAAAGGGCGTCTTCCGACGAGAAGGCCAAGCCCAAGCGGAAGACGCACACCGTGGCCGGAAAGAAGATGACCGTTGAGGTCTCGGTCGACGGCAAGTTCGTCGCCAACGAGGGGGTCGAGGTCGAGCTGCGGCCCGAGTCGTGGAGCAGCTTCGAGGTGAAGACGGTCGTCCCGCACGGGGCCACGGTGAACAAGGGAGATGTGCTGATCCGCTTCGACGACAAGGACCTGGAAGAAGCGATCGACGACCTGGAGATCGAGCAGCGGCTCGCGGAGCTGTCTCTGATCAAGACCGAGCAGGAGCTGCCGCGGCTAGAGAAGACCCTCGCGATGGCCCTGACCGACGCCCAGCAGTTCAGCGAGCGGTCGCTCGAGGACTACCAGAACTACCAGGACAAGGAGCGTGACCTGGTGGTGCGCTCCACCGACATGCGTCTGAAGAACAGCAAGCAGTTCCTGCAGTACGAGCTGGACGAGCTCGAGCAGCTCGAGAAGATGTACAAGGCGGACGACCTGACCGAAGAGACCGAGGAGCTGATCCTGGCGCGCCAGCGGGCCACGGTCGAGCAGGCGAAGTTCTCGGTGGAGATCGCCGAGTACTTGCACGACATGGCCCTGAGCACCGACCTGCCCCGCAGCGACGTCGACCTGCAGGAGAGCCTCGACCGGGTGAAGCTGTCGTTGGAACGCGCCCAGATGGCGGCCGAGCTCGACCTCAGCGCCGCCCGCTACCAGCTAGAACAGGAGCGGGCCCGCCGCGCCAAGTCGTTGGAGAAGCACTCGAAGCTGATCGCCGACCGCGGGCTGATGGAGATCAAGGCGCCCGCGTCCGGGGTGGTCTACTACGGCGAGTGCGACGAAGACGGCGACTGGGGCGACCTGAACACCCTCAAGGGGAAGCTGCTTGAGCACGAGAAGGCCCCCACCGACAGCGTGCTGATGACCATCGTCCAGACGCGCCCGCTGGGCTTCGTGGCCGGCGTGGGAGAGAAGTTCCGCCCCGACATCGCCAAGGGGCAGCCCGTGAAGCTGCAGCCCGCCTTCGAGCCGGCCGACCCGCTCAAGGGGCGGGTCAGCCAGGTCGACTCGGTCCCCGACGGCTCCAGCGAGTTCGGGCTGGAGGTCGAGGTCGCCAGCGACAAGCTCCCCGAGTGGCTGATGCCCGGCATGAGCGGCAAGGCCAAGATCACGGTGCTCGAGAAGAAGGACGCCCTGCTGGTCCCCAAGGCCGCCGTGCACAGCGAAGACGACGACGAGGACGCCCGCTACGTGTGGCTGGTCGACGCCGACGACTCCAACGCCAAGCCCAAGAAGCAGGCCGTCAAGGTCGGCCGCACCAAGGGGGACGACGTGCAGATCGTCGACGGCCTGGAGGAGGGCGACGTGATCTCGCTAGACGACGAGAAGGACAGCGAGAAGGACGACGAGAAGGATAGCGACGATTAG